From the Glycine max cultivar Williams 82 chromosome 11, Glycine_max_v4.0, whole genome shotgun sequence genome, the window CTTAAACATTTTGTTACCGTTTTGATGAAATTTTCAGATTAGAAACAATTAAGAAAATGTTTCTCTTGGTTCTTGTGTGAAACCTtagattcttataaaaaaatttattctttatgGCGAATCATCCTCAACTTATCAATCTCCCAAGATTGTGACGTTGTTCTTTACATCTCCTTTTTTAATTccacttttttcctttttattttctgcaATTTCAGAGAGTCTCAAATAGTTTCCTCAGTTTGTTGATGCTAAAAATTGGATCCACAAATCAGGGTTTCATCAGGTATAACACATGTTGAAAATGGTCATCCACTTGTCAATGGATGTTGTTGGACCAAACCTAACATACAAAGAGCCTAATAAGTTAACTAGTCTATCTTGTATACCAAACAACTCAATATACAAAGAAGGGAGAAGTGAGAGAAAGGATTGGGGTATAAGAAAATCATAGAAGGGTAAAATGGGCTTTTGATATGGCTTGGTAGTGCTAATAGAAATTCTGGTAGTGGCAATAGCAAGCCCTTGGAATATTTAAGCCTAGAGTTCATTTAGTTgggacaaaaatttaaaggtcAGCgaatcatgactcttgcaaaatACACCTCCTTAAGTCCCCCTTTCTTCtcattaaaattgttattaccCATTATACCCTTTTATCCTATTTCTACATCCCCAcagttgttattttttaaacctATTTTACACCCTagctttatattatatttaaaccctatctttattattctttaaacatTCTTAACGTAATACCCCATTTCCCatcaaacatatttataatattgtgGGCATTTTCTTCCACAAGGTATGTTCATGGTTGAATCAAATGTATTCAGAAAGCCAGTAACCACAATTGAATCAAATGTATTCACAAACTTAGGTGGcatgaatattaaaaaacatagaTTTAATATACTAATATAGTAAGTACGTACCCACTGAAACCAAAATTCGGCCTAACCAAATTAGCCACACAAGAAAGCCAATCACATAAATATAAACACCTCCCTTCTCTAGCCATACCAAATTCAAATACAAGCCTTTGACCAGATTACCCGAGAATTGCATCATTGGTTGACTTGCTTTGTATTTTGtccttttatccaaacattTTGAGGTAAAATGACTGGTTAGTTTTAGAAACTAATTCCCTAAATAGGTCTGTtttgtaactattttttaagGGGGTCTTTTTTTTACGTGTGCATGGTGGACCCATATCGCCATTGATGGTGGCGAAATACTCGTAGGACGACATGTCATGCAGGTATCGCCAAAGAAACTGGCGAAACATACCCATATATTTTGCTTTGCCTTAGTTTCTGAAAACTTTCTCTCAATATCCATATTTTTACGGTAGGTGTGTCAGCCTTTTATTTTACACGTtcatgcttttttctttttgtttaaaatttctcaTACCCCAAGTTTTTGAAACTctttcaataatatatttttatttcaattaattatttttaattaagttttaatgTGTAGTATTTTTTGcagttaaatttgtttattttttatagttaaatttgTTTGAAGCCAAACTGGTTTATTTTAATTACGTATAATAGGgactttaaatttgtttatttaaagttaaatttttttattttaattaattataatagggactttaaaagatacttttttgttgaatttttctGCCTTTAAAATTAGCTCCTGAAAGTAAGCGTTGAAATTCTTTAAGTTTTTGGCACTATTTgtatttgaagtaatttttttttgttagaatgaattttttttttgttacaaatttaaagacagaaaaattcataaaaaagtaGCTTTTAAAGTCcctattataattaattaaaataaaaaaatttaactttaaataaacaaatttaaagtcCCTATTATACGTAATTAAAATAAACCAGTTTGACTCCAAAcaaatttaactataaaaaataaacaaatttaactaaaaaaaatactacacattaaaacttaattaaaaataattaattgaaataaaaatatattattgacaGAGTTTCAAAAACTTGGGGTAtgagaaattttaaacaaaaagaaaaaagcaagaatgtgcaaaataaaaGGCTGACACACCTACCGTAAAATATGGGTATTGAGAGAAAGTTTTCAGAAACTAAGGCAAAGCAAAAAACATGGGTATGTTTCGCTATCAATGGCGATATGGGTCCATGTAGACGTAGAAAAAAGATCCCCTTCAGAAAAAGTTACAAAACACACCTATTTAAAGAATTAGTTTCTAAAACTAACCCCTTTGGATCATTTTGCCACATTTTGATCCTCCAAGGTCGTATGTGATGTATTAATTATCTCCAATTTATACAGAAAGTACTTAATAACCAGTTAGCCAATCACAATTTTTGTGAATCATTGTATCGATCACAGTGGATATATAGAGATATCTTAAACCTAGATCTTCCCATTTGATCAACCGCTTTGAGGAGGCATCTTAAACCGACACAAGGAGCAAGAATTTCCTATTTGCAACCACTCACCGATGCACTTTTCATAAAACATGTGCAAACAAGGCATGCGACACCAACAAGAAAATCCTCTAGACAAATCGCACACCTTTTACACCCTCAACGTGTTGTGACTTTGTCGCGGCCCGCACCAACCCATGATCTTcatcctcctcttcttctcgATTAAACTTCCATTTACTAGCAGCTTTTTCATTCATCCAAAATCGAAACCCCCAAAACCGAAAACGCGACTTCCACGCCGATTAGGTGATCGGTTTCAAAGAAGCAGAGGCAGAGGGTGCCGAGAGGAAGAAGAATGGTTGCTCGCGTCGTGCCGTCACCGAGTAAAAACCCACATCGCAACAAATAAAAACCAGATCTGACTAAAACTTGGATCTAACAAAATAACTCGTGACAGTGGTGGTTCGGTTCGACAGATTCCGGTGAGAGTTATGGCTTTTGTGGTAGTGCATCGAAGGAAAAGAGAGCAGAAGGGAGTTAGAAATAGGGTCAAAATGGTATAATggataataacaattttaatacaaagaaagggaagcttccTTAACAAACTGGGAGGTGTGTTTAGCAAGAGCCTTAcatttaacttttaactttgTTTGGAGATTGGAACAAGGTTCCTAACCAACTCATAGGGTCATGTTTCATTCAACTTctactaatttatattttagatggaatttaattttgattactgTCATTCCGGATTTTATTGAGAAGAGACACCAATACTCTTCAAATTTGCAAGACTTatttacacatattttttttactggacatatattcatttttttttctgatattGGACATATATTCATTGCAACcaagatataatttatttataaaaaaaaattagaatcaaacagtaataaaaatatgtttagttcGATATGCCTTGGCTTGGATCTAAATGCACTAGAAAGAGATTCAAGATtactacttttcttttttaaaaaaactaacaaaatcaaAGTCTCAAAACTTTTTATGAGAAATCATCCCAATgctatttctttttatcaaagaCAAGTACTAAgatttttataacaattcatGCATGCCTCAACGAACAGAGTAAAATTCCCTTGGTTATTCCCATGCTACTACCACTAATAAAGAGTGTGCgttcattgtttttttctttagaaaaacaaaggaaaaaaaaaattaaggtcaATACTCAATACACGCCACATGGTATCATCTTCAATTTAAGGTTACAAGTGAAGACAAACCCCTTCTCTGTGGTCACTTTATCTCATTTCTCAACCATACAACTCACAACATTCATCGCCCCGCTTAATTTTTGTCACGAACTTCTACTACTCACAATATtttctattgaaaaaaaaaaaaaaaaccatggaTCTCATTCTTCAATAAGCTCTCACATTTTGTGACCAAAATAATActtaggaaaaaaagaaaaaacaatgtcaTCCACTGCTAGCTTGGGTTATGGGGGTCCAACCTGCTTCAACAATGTTGTTCATCAGACAATGAGGAACAGTTTCATAGCCACAAAACAGCATAACAGTGTGATGAGAGTGGTGAAGGGTTGGAGAGGAAGACATGGTAATAATTGCAACACATCCAAAAGGGTGGTAGGAGTTGTGCAGTGTAGAGGGCTAGGGGACTTCATAGGTGGAGActtgataaagtttgatcttggACGTTGGCTTTCAGATGTTGAAGAGCACAAAGCACTTGCAATATACCCTCCTCATGAAGGAGGCTATGAGGGTCGCTACTTGTCACGCCTCAAACGTCAGGGATACTATTTTCTTGATCTTACAGCTCGTGGCCTTGGTGATCCTGAAACCACCCTCACTAAGATTCACCCTGTTTGCcctgtgagttttttttttcttttgcttagaAGACTCTTATAGTGCTTGTAGTGTTGTTCTTTGATCAGAATCGGAGTTTTATATTTGTAGTTTGTAATAAAGGATTCCGTTAAATGTCAATGCGGATTACTGAGGTGAAACTTCAATTTTGATTAGAGAATAGTACTAGAAGCACCTGTTGAActgcatctaagttttgtcttttaacatttttttggttgttCTTGATGGATGTCACTAAAACTCTGTCATGAATGTCAGCCTCATTGtgagtgtttttgttttttttttttttttttttgcttagaaGACTATTTAGTTGCTTAATTTTTGGACAAAACTTACATGCGGTTCTATAGGTACTTTTAGTGTTGTTTTCCGATCAGAATTGGAATTTTATATAGGTAGTTTGCATTAAAGAATTCCATTGAATGTCAATGCGGATTATTGAGGTGAAACTCCAATTCTGATTAAACCACcatctaagttttgtcttttaacattttttggtTGTTCTTGATGGATGTTATGTCACTCAAGTTAGTTTACACTAAGATTTTGTCATGAATTTCAGCCTCATGTTGGGAAGCAGCCAATAGCAAGGTGGTATTTCCCACCAGAAGTTGATTACAGATTAGAAGCATTGCCACCAAATGCCAAAGGACTGGTGGTGTGGATAATTGAAGCCAAGGTGTGAGGattataacattatttatttaattgtatttcaatgagaatttataattagaaaacACTTACAGGATAAAAGTTGATTTCTAATTGGTTGAGGGTATAAAATTCTTCTGTTAAAGTACCAATATATCCTTAAATAGAGGGGCAGAAAATTGCTATGTTTTCCCATAACTAATGTACTGGTTTAAATATTGTTTTGGCATACACAGGTTCTCTCTAAGGCAGAACTGCAGTTCCTAGCTTTGCTGCCAACACTTAGGCCTAATGTGAGGGTCATTGCTGAATGTGGAAACTGGTAGGAAGCCtacttttttttaaccttttatgTTATTGTTGTTAGTATTTTGTTATAgatattatagtttttttttttttttgctgcttGTTTCTAGAAATTGTCAGTGCTTTCTTCTGTGAAACTTGTGCATTGTCTTCATGTTTATATACCTCTCAAATTGTGTCTAACCAAATAATGTGGAACTTTCTTCTCTAATACTGTTGTTTGATATCATTCTCATGTCAATGATCAGGAGAAAGTTTATGTGGAAACCACTAAAAGAAATTGCGGGACTAACAACCAGTGAGGAAGCTTGATGGTGCTACATAGCTACTTATCATCTCTTGTTTCCAATCATCAACAATCAAGtacaaatattcattttattttctccaaTTTAAAGGCTTCAAATAGCTGCAGACAACTGAGACAATAAAGGAAGACAAAGAGATATAGGAAAAATCAAGTTCCTTGTAAATAATTAGATCTGCCACAGTCATCAGTGACACATTGTCAAGGTTTAATTCTGTCGAAGGACAAACATTTCCTACCAAACATGATATTCCAGAAATTCGATTTCAACAAAATTTTGCAATAGGCCAATGAAGTTACAGAATAATGGTGTGGTTTTCCAGCAATTTTTATCCGTATAAAACCATATGCCATAAACAGATGAATCAATTAGTGGAAATCCTTCCATGTCTGCCTTGTACAACCTGTGATGATTATTATTAGTAGCAGaattttactatatatttttatgaaaatggaCTACAAAATTTATGTTACAACTTGAACATTGTTACAGTAACTTCAACCGCGATGCACGTGATGATCAGAACTGAGTATAAATTCCGAAACATCAGGTGTTCATATAATGGAGattataaagaatttaattgTTGGATATTACAATGATTTCAaatcatgtaataatttctcatCGTGCAATTACATGTAATTGATGCACAGCATAGCGGATGCAGGCGTTCAACCAGgtgataaaaagtaaaaaataatgtttcttttaATGCATAAGGATAATTTGGGCCCGCATAGCTGGTTTGACACttgttttaatcaatatttaggATTTGATTTTCAGCTTTAGCATGAAAGCGTCATTAAATGTATGATTTTACTCTCAAATGGGTCAAGGCAATGAGAGGAAGATTAGTttgaatgtaaaataaaaaatctcaaatatctcctagttgtataaaaaaaaattatcaaatttttagtAGATTTGTTAAATAATAAGTAAGACTCACAAAAGTATTTGTGAGTAACTACTCCAATTAGACAGATATTGTTCTTgtcattaatatttcttttgttcttcTAATTGTTTGctagtataattaattaattaaggatattttagttttaaaataattaatgcaaatgacattttaaattgatcttataaaaagaaataaacatcacttctaatttagatattataaataggaacaaaaataataatattatcttaatttaGCACATAATAACTTTGTTCCAAGTTATTATCTATTTTTACAAACGCACATTATGAATTGTATAATTAGACTATGAGTAGTGTTTAAATACAATCACTacttaaattgtttatttttatgagtgtttttttaaataaatttaatttatgatattaccattaattaaaattaattaatataactaCTTTTTTATTAGTGTTGTTGAGTCAAGTACAGAGTTAGTATTCTAAAAGAGTTGAATGTACTTTTCCTTCTACTTGTTAATTTAGTTCTAGTCTCATGCAATTTTATAACAAAAGGAATTAATTGGAGGTAGAAATTTTCCATTACATTTAATGCCTATAAATAGGAAGACACTTTGCTCATCTGATCATCCATCCCACTACAAAAGTAGCATCCCATTGTGAGAGAGAGTGAAATACTTAGAAGTTCTTTTCTATTATAAAAGAGATGTGTAATTATTCTCTCCTTATATTTAAAGAGATTGTAATTTCTCTTtcaattagtaaaaatatttatcaaatcttgtctgtgatttttttttatattcgtTGAGTGTTTTCCAAGTTAAAATATTACGTCtcaattcttattttttccatCTCTTGTTTTCGCtgcaatatattattttgttactaTGTTACCCAACATTAACTTCTtcaaattgataattattaGTTTATGCTTAGTTTGTATGGAAGTTAGTTAGACAGTAAGAATTTTTGCATGCCATTATGCCAAGCATGCCAATCCCTCTcccctcattttttttctttctttcttttgtttattttagctGAGCTGGTTCCAATCCAACAACTTCCACGGActactactattattatatactataatataattaatgttccCTAAGATTGGAGAATGCTATatacatttctttttcaaacccAACTCAGTAGAGAGGTTGCATGTGATTTGAGTCTAAAGAGAAGGTAGAGTTCTTTTGGCCATGCAGCTCCAATTTGAttccctgtttttttttttttaatgtccaTTGTGTTTCTTGGCTTTAATTGTTGGATTGTTGTGTCGTTTGTACACTTCCTTGGTGAAGAAGCCAAATAGGCTTCGCTCTAAGCTAATGAAGCAAGGTATCAGTGGTCCACCTCCAACTATACTGCTAGGAAATATTGTGGACGTAAAAGAAATATTGGTCTACCAATTCAAATTCTCCTTCTTTTGAAACCCCTGCCTCTCACTCTCACAACTGTTCTTCTGTTCTCCTTCCATTGTTTGATAAATGGAGGGAACAGTATGGTATGTTTCAATCTCATTATATAAAGTTATTAACTGCTGCATCACATATGATTACACAATTTGAGTATCATGACCAGAAACAACCACAAGCATTCTGTCAAAATATCAAGagaccaaaatatattttatagtatGATAAGAGCTTTTGCTTTTGGAAAAACATCTGTCTTCTACAGCCTTTCTTACTTAAATAGACAGCAAAATATATGCTTTTCAAGGAGGAGAGAGATTATCAGAGATTTCCTAACAGATATAAACCTATTAAAAcaggtaataaattaaattaatatacattAACATCCCTCCTCAAATTGATGCTAGTAAGTCAACCAACAACAATTTGTCAACAAGGAACTAATGGTGTTGTCTAGTCATAGCTTTGGTAAAGATATCAGCCACTTGAAGATCTGTGGAGATGTAAGGAAGTGAGATAACTTCCTTGATATAATGACAATCAACCTCAATATGCTTGGTTCATTCGTGAAACATGGGATTTGCAGCAATCTGAATAACACTTGCATTATTAGCATAAAGAGGGGTAGAGTTAGGCTGTGAAAATCCAAGCTCCTCCAAAATACTACGTAACCACACAATTTCAGAAcaagcagaagacattgaacGATATTCAGCCTCAGTAGAAGATTTAGAAACACGATCCTGCTTCTTACATTTCCAAGAAATGAGGGTACAACTGAGAAACATACACCAACCTGTAGTAGACCGACGGGTATCCGGACACCTTACTCAATCAACATCGGTATATGCCATAAGCTGTAAAGGTGAGCCTCGAGGAAAGAATAACCCACGTGTAGGGGACCCTATAAGATAGCGGATAATGtgacaaacaacaacaaaatgaagaTGTCTAGGAGAAGACATAAACTGGTTGACTTAGTGAACAACATACGATATGTCAGGTTGAGTTGTCGTTAGGTAGATAAGACTTCCTACCAAACACTGATAGAGAGTTGGATCAGCCAAAAGATCCCCTTCATCTTTCTTGTATTTGACGTTTACTTCCATAGGAGTATCAATTGAAGTAGTGCCTTCCAAACTAGCCAAAGTTATCAAATCTTGAATATACTTATGTTGGTTTTAAAATATGCCATTGGATCGATGATGTACCTCCAATCCTAAAAAATATGTGAGTTGGCCAAGATCTTTCATGCGGAATGTTGCATGTAGCACAACTTGAAGCTTAGCAATCAACCCATTATCAGTTCCCGTAATGATTAGATCATCCACATAAACCAAGATGAGAACTATACCCGAGGGAGACTTGTGGAAGAAGAGAGAATAATCATATTGACTTTGTGTGAAGGAGAAATTAAGAAGAGTAGTACGAAACTTCTCAAACCAAGCCCGAGGAGCCTGTTTAAGCTCATACAGAGAACGTCGTAGTTTacaaatgtgacaccctctaccctcacaaataacgaataaaaggaaataaaatcatacggaattttttttaaacacattgactttaaattaatttcaaaagataaaggGTTCACACTCACTTAATGAAAACATTGTAGAAATTGTTCGAATAAAAACAAAGTTATTCCGGCTCAAAACAAAGTCGTCCAtgctgaataaaaaaaactcaaacagAAAACATAACACAATTATATCGTTTACGGAAATTATAACATGCGAAGTAAAATtctatgccccaatgtcacacttatcagaGCATGTCTCTATCAAAGACTAAGTCTCTCCGCCGTATTCGATTAGCCGTTTATGAATTAATATTTCCAAATATTACATGTGTTACTGCaccttaaaaaaaagattacatGTTGTAACCGTTTATCAATttaatatgaagaaaaatattaaggTATTAAGTATATTCTCTGCACCTTAAATTAAATGTATACGTGTTGTAATtcgttattaatttaatatgcagaaaaaaaaattatcattttaatatgcAGAAAAACATTAACATGTGCTTCACTTTAacgtatcaatttttttaaaattgttgcaGTTTTGTTATACTATTAAAACATTCGAAAAAAAGCAATTATGTCCTTAGTAATAATGCTTACATGGCACAAAATAgtctaatttaaatcaaatatattattttcaattaaaaagaacCTCTACAACAATTTATTTGAGATGtagcaaaaataattattattgtgaaataattttacacagtatttaatttattattatacatatataactgaaaagaaataaaataataatttcactacagtattcaatttattttatatatatatatatatatatatatatatatatatatatatatatagtattttcAACAAAGTCATACCGTACCCATGGTTCATATAATTTGATTACAAACAAAAGGGAACACAAttatttgaatcaaatttttcaTTCCAATGATAACAATTTAATGAcacattccaaaaaaaaaaaaaaatcacaagcgCAAAACAACGGAAATCATACGCGTTAATATACAACAAGAAATCAAGTAATAAcaattgaatatttaaaaaaaaatgatatacacCAAGAAAATATCATATCAATATACACTAACAAGATCATAGAATTtcataataatatatactaCACTCAATTTAGCATAAGAATtattcaatttgaaaggatcatgaattaacattttataaaaacaacccaaaatatCCCAAAATTAATCCTCTAGAGATCCTTATACATGTTCCTTCCAATCCCCAAGCGTGAGTaattcatcccttacctcgatgtaGTCGCTCAAACATTTTCCGTTAGCAATTGTGGTGTTTCTGGTGCTCTATAGAGCTCCTCCTCCGGTTGCTCTGTTAGGATTCTTGTgcgtcaaaaaaagaaaaaggaacagAAGTGTTTTGTAAAAACTACTCTAGGTTAACATTTGGCTTATATAATGGGAAATTATGAcctatttacttttatttatttatttatttattaattttatttattaaaaaaagtttcgCCCCCGAAACTTACCGATATCGAATAAGGTAGGATATGCATCACACATCTGACCCTCTAGTTCCCAAGTGGCATCCTCGCCCGAAGCACTTCCCCTACTACTTTGACCAAGGAAATCTCTTTCCCCCTTAGCTGCTTGACCATACGATCGTCGATCCTTAGTGGTtgtgtttcatatgtcaagttcTCTTTCACTTGGGCATTGTCCAACTAGATCACATGCGACGGATCATGGACATATTTTCTGAGCTGAGAGGTATGGAAGACACTGTGGAGATTTGAGACTGATGATGGCAAACCCACCTGATACGCAACTGGGCCGACACACTTTAGGATTTCAAAGGGACCAATTAATCTAGGTGTGAGCTTACGGGACTTCAACGCCTTGCCAACCCCAGTCCACGGAGTGACTCTCAGAAATACATGATCACCTACAACAAATTCAAGATCCTTTCTTCTCTTATCATAGTAGCTCTTCTGCCTACTTTGGGCTACTCTCATCCTTTCTTGGATCAACTTGACCTTTATAGTGGTATGCTGAACCACCTCAGGTCCTAAGGAAATGCTCTCACCGGGGTCTATTgttcgcttccggcaagtgcaccggatcgcacaagtagtataaaacggtaagaatcgagtatcgaactctcggggaacttgtgttacttagTAAGCTATtttagtgaataggtgtctggtgtgaaaatctaagtgtgaatatgaacaggtatgtaaactatctacacaaaaaggaaaatcacgcgagagaaatgatgtgtaaaaataattagaaaacacgttggtcttcctaataggtgcctaatgctaaaaggatattctctatctaacaatgctcgtgtgttcctatggtgtcacctgagatgctaaaccccgattcctcatgatagtttagcctaatcctgatcaagcatcgtcctcagattcctcttgttggactaaactcaaccaggaccgcattaagacaaacatactactactaaattatcgcaccccgattcctcatgatagtacgacaacttagccctgtcctatcaaggtcatcagaatcagaccaatttccactgttgaaaaacaacacttttcaaagcttgcctaattaacctgaaattgagagaaaatgattattaaacacacaaaatggaagtactaagtatttattacctattcttaacagaaaatacttataacactacaaaataaccataaattggaagagtttgatacaatttacacaagttttatacacaaaagttagtcgtattcaccgactaacaactcccccaaatttacagttttgcttgtcctcaagcaaaaagagaacatctcacttgtcctcaagtgataaTAACATGCAGTGAtcatgtacaaaggtgtatgtagcaaaaattattgattgcatgataagagaatgaagTAAAATGCCCTTATCATTTGTCTTTCACAAGGTatgcagttatccaaagagaagaataaaatgtaacctgaacaattagatggagttaggcataagacagatatcaaggaaagtagcttaaaccacagtctcacggctattgtttcactcaagcacaagtgtttaagctattcactAATAACAAGAGATCCAATCTTTGCACTTCAtttcatgccataaagtcaaaaatgtataaacagaataAGAAGGACTTTCctaggcttgtagtgaggcttggctacaaaaattcattggttttttctaggattcaaaggcttagattctaagagagcacaaatcctagacttatcccaatggtctttttgatataattggattgctcactagcttttcactttcatttgcttttgaccttgttacatcagcacacttttccttctcttttttttaacacacaacTTATGTGTTGTGTGTGCCGatgctttatctttttctttgcatcccaattagttccactcccccaaatttggggtaaattttccttgaaccatatgctctcctagaatctaaacaaggtatcttgagataattatttaagttcagggttcaaatttttgacaatatcattcagctcaaaaagggtgcaaaggatataattatcattcaaggtaagctttttggtcaaaaggcttgtgtatgtgcaatcatggccttcatcatgtcctcatttatacatttcattctaaaattcagagattcatgcaaagattattactcacagctagtcgttcactcacaatttaagttcacactctcattggttttggttcaagcttttctttcacaatcaatctgtctactgacaaacaattctaaatgcaagttcacattcttgttctttctttgtctaacatacacacttgttcaaactcatgaaaaaggacacaaattccatcaaaatcatgcattcaattcaaaataaaagcatacaaccattttcatAAGTCAATAAAAGTGCTTCACTGCTATATCATTAAAAACCAagttaaacttttcaaaatgcTTCAGAATAAGAAAACCAACTAtccataaataaaactagcagtgtatataaatataaaagaaatattgtaCTGAAactataatcataataataataaaccaaaaagaaaaaagtgtccTCAGGAATCAACAATGTCAACAATGTCTAAACTGGGGAATCAGTGAGAGCAACAGCTTCTCTAGATGACGAGTCAAAAAGATCGGCAATTCCTCCAACTGGGGAAGTAGG encodes:
- the LOC100777422 gene encoding NAD(P)H-quinone oxidoreductase subunit N-like; its protein translation is MSSTASLGYGGPTCFNNVVHQTMRNSFIATKQHNSVMRVVKGWRGRHGNNCNTSKRVVGVVQCRGLGDFIGGDLIKFDLGRWLSDVEEHKALAIYPPHEGGYEGRYLSRLKRQGYYFLDLTARGLGDPETTLTKIHPVCPPHVGKQPIARWYFPPEVDYRLEALPPNAKGLVVWIIEAKVLSKAELQFLALLPTLRPNVRVIAECGNWRKFMWKPLKEIAGLTTSEEA